A segment of the Chryseobacterium scophthalmum genome:
AGAAATTTGAGCTATGTAGCTTTTGAAGAAGACTTAGCAAAAATACCGAAAACAGGTCCTTTTATATTGGTTTCTAACCATCCTCTTGGTGCGATTGACGGAATTTTAATGTGTAAAATTCTTTCAGAAGTTCGTCCGGATTTTAAAGTAATGGGAAATTTTCTTTTAGAAAAAATAAAACCCATGGAACCGTTTGTGATTGCTGTAAATCCTTTTGAAGGAAGAAAGGAAATCAGAAACAGTGCAACCGGAATGCGGGAAACGCTGAAACATCTTGAAAATGGCGGCTGTGTAGGAATTTTTCCTGCAGGAGAAGTTTCAAATAAAAACAATCCTTACGGAGAAATTCTCGACAGAGAATGGGAAAAACCGGCTTTAAAGCTTATAAAAATGGCAAAAGTACCGGTTGTCCCTATGTATTTTCATGCTAAAAACAGTACTCTTTTTTATCAGGTAGCCAAGATTCACCCGAATTTGCAGACCATTATGCTGCCTGCGGAAATGATGAATGATCGCGAAAAGCCAATCCGTATCAGAATAGGAAAACCTATCACGGTAAAGGTGATGGATGAGATGGAAAATATCGAGGAATTGGGAGAGTTTCTGAAACGTAAGGTTTACATGATGAAATCTTATTATGAAAAACGAAAATCTCTCGCGCAGGCTATTAATCTCAAGAATTTATATGTAAAATTCCCTTTATTAAGAGAAGAAAACATTGTACAGAATATCATTGATGAAACTCCGAAAGAGGATATTATAAAAGACATCAATAAACTGAGAGGCACAGATAAAATGCTTTTCAGCAATGGTAATTATGAAATATATTTTACCCCTTATGAGCAGATTCCTTCTGTAATGAGGGAAATCGGAAGACAGAGAGAGCTTACCTTCCGTGCAGTGGGTGAAGGAAGTAACCTTCCGTTTGATCTTGATGAATATGACAAACATTATCATCATTTATTTTTGTGGGATAATGCCGCAGAAAAACTTGCAGGAGCCTATAGAATGGCTTTAGGAAGAGATGTGATGAAAAAGTTTGGAATCAAAGGCTTTTACACGAGTTCTCTTTTTGAGTTTGAGCAAGACATTCATCCATTTTTCAAGAAAGTAATTGAAATGGGACGTGCTTATATCTGTGAAGAATATCAGCAAAAACCACTTCCTCTATTCCTTTTATGGCGTGGAATTGTACATGTTTGCTTAAGAAATCCTGATCATAAATTCCTGATGGGAGGAGTAAGTATTTCTAATAAATTTTCAGAGTTCTCTAAATCTTTAATGATTGAGTTTATGCGTTCTAATTATTACGATTCTGCTGTAGCTCAATACATTACCCCACGAAATGATTTTAAAGTAAAACTCAGAGATCGTGATAAACATCTTTTTTTAGATGAAATGGAATCTGATTTAAATAAATTAGATAAAATCATTGATGATCTTGAGCCTGAATTGAGAATGCCGGTTTTGATAAAAAAATACATCAAGCAAAATGCAAAAGTAATTGCCTTTAATGTTGATCCAAACTTCAATGATGCGATTGACGGATTGATGTATATTAGAATAAGTGATCTTCCTGAAAGCACGATTAAGCCTGTTTTAGAGGAAATGAGTGAGCAAATAAGAAAAGAACAGGAAAATAATCAGACTGAAAATCAGTAGGTTTTAATTTATTGGTAAAAAAGTTTAATTAATATTTGCTTCATATACCAAAACTTCCTACTTTTGCATCACTTTAAAACAACGAAGTAATTGGTTTCTTAGCTCAGTTGGTAGAGCAATGGATTGAAAATCCATGTGTCCCTGGTTCGATTCCTGGAGAAACCACTTAAACCGCCTTTAATTAGGCGGTTTTCTTTTCAAAACTGTTTAAAGTAAATTTGCAGATTATAATATTTATTATTAAATTTGCACCACTTCAAAAATGAAGTACCAAACCAAATGGTTTCTTAGCTCAGTTGGTAGAGCAATGGATTGAAAATCCATGTGTCCCTGGTTCGATTCCTGGAGAAACCACTTAAACCGCCTTTTTTAGGGCGGTTTTTTTGTTTACTCTATTTTGGGAAAGTTTCGTTATTCATATAAAATCAAAATTAAGTATCTTCGCTTCTTTAAATTTATAATTAGAATGAAAAATATTATCTCCGGATTATTTATTTTTATCAATATTTTTATTTTGGCTCAGGAAGAAGGAATTAAATTTGATCAAAGTAATTTTAAAGACCTTCTTGCTAAAGCAAAAAAAGAGAAAAAACTTGTATTTATAGATGCTTACGCAGTTTGGTGTGGTCCGTGCAAAATGATGGACAAAAATGTTTTCACACAAAAATCGGTAGGAGATTATTTCAATAAAAACTTTGTGAGCTCAAGAATCGACATGGAAAAAGGCGAAGGAAGAGAAATTGCACAAAAATTTTCGGTGCGCTCTTATCCTACTTTTCTTTTTTTAAATGGAGACGGAGACTTGGTCTCTCAAAATTACGGCTACATGGAGCCAAGCCTTTTTCTTTCTATGGCACAAGATGTAAAGGCCGTAAATTCTAAAGAAGGTTCATCTAAAGAAAGATTTGCTAAAGGTGAAAAGAGCCCGGAATTTCTAATTAATATTATGAAACTTCATTCAAATTCAGATTATGAGTTTGCCAGAAAAGCTTCTGAAAGATATTTTGAAAACAAGCCAAAAAATGAAGAGTTTACAAAAGACGATGCCGGGTTTTTATTCTATTTCCTTAAATCTTCTGAAGACCCGAATTACAAAGCTTTTGTTGCAAGAAAAACTGAAATTCTAAAGTTTCTACCTGAAGAAAATTATAATGAATTTAACAACCAACTTGTATTAGGAAAAGTGGTTGAAGAATCTATTGACGAGAAAAGTAAAAAAATCAACGATGCCTATTTTCTGAAAACTGCAGAACCTTTGGTTGGAAAAGAAGCAGCTTTGACAAAACTTAACCAGACTAAACTGGCTTACTATGAGCAAAATTCCAATTTCCCTGAGTATGAAAAAGTGGCTTTAGATTATTATAAAAACGCAGATACCTTTGAACCCAATGAGCTTTTAAAAGCAGCATGGATATTTTCAGATCATGTAAAGACACCCTCTTCTTTGAAAAAAGCTGCAGAATGGGCTGAAAAATCGGTTATGCGTGGTGAAACATCGGAGAACACTTATATTTTAGCTAAAATTTACTTTAGTTTAGGAAGTAAAGATTTAGCTAAAAATTTTGCTGAGCAATCTAAAAATATTGCCAGTCAATCTGGTAAAGATGCAAGTTTAGCACAAGCATTGTTAAATCAAATTAAATAAAATATACATTTTGAAGTATAAAATTTTTATAGCTGCATTAAGTTTATTTTCAGTAATAAATATTAATGCACAGGAAAATCAGGCAGAATCTACAAAACCTGAATCTGAGAAAAAATTATATGTAAAAGGTAACGCTTTATTGATTCCAATCGGGGTTATTAATACTGGGTTAGAATATCAGTTAAGCAATAAATTCACATTGCAAGGTGATGTTTTAATATCTCCCTGGAAATCATTTGCGGGGCACGAAGCGCAAATTTATATGGGAAGTATTGAGGGAAGATATTATTTTAAAGAAGCTTTTAAAGGATGGCATGTAGGAGCAAACGTTTCGGTAGGCGCTTATACTTTACAAAAACCAAATTATTGGAATGATAATTTTTATGTAGATGCCCAAATAGAAATTCCTAGTCAATATATCAACTCTCAACTTTACCAAAAAGGATATTCTATTTTATTTGGTATTGAAGGAGGATACCAATTTAGATTAGCAGAAAACTGGAATATGGACATTTTTGCTGGAATTGGAAATTCTCAAGATTTTTATAAAGGATACGTACGTGGAACCGGAGAAAGATACGACAGCGCAGATGGCTACAACAGAAGCGGCGAAATAATTCCTTACAGAGGAGGAGTAATGATTTCTTACAGATTAAAATAAAATGAAACTACTAGGAAGAAACCATATCATTATATCGGTTATTACATTTGCGATATTGTTCCTGATGAATTACTTGGGAAATCATGAAGCTGATAAATTAGAACGTGCGTTAATGACCGCTTTTGCAGGCGTTATCGGTTTATCCATCGGACTTTTTATTCTAAATAAAGGAAAGGATGATAAAAATCCGCCACAGAATTTTGATTGAAAAATAGTGAATGGTCAAAGGTCAATCCGCTACTCTTATGAATTTTAAAATGTATTTTAAGATTGACTAGCAAATCTACATGATTCATTAACAAATAAATAACATAAAAAAGTCAACTGTAAAATTTACAGTTGACTTTTTTAATCCTGATAAACAATATATTTCTTTCTTATTTTTTCAAATTTCTCTAAATCTAATTTCCAGGAAGATTTAATTTCTCTTTCAGATTTGCCAGAGACAATTTGTTTTCTCAGCTCATCGCTTCCAGCTAAAGTATCAAAGAAAAGATTTTTAAGGAAGAAATCCTGTTGAGGATTTTTATAATTTTTATACGCTTTAATTAACCATTCTAAATTAATTTCTCTTAAGTTTTTAGAATATTCAGAAAGGTTTTCACCATAACACAATTTACCATTCAGGAAAGGATCTTTTGCTCCGAAATTGGGTTTTGGAGTAAATTGATAAGGTAAATCTTTTGTCCACGGTGAACCATAAATCTGAAAAGGTAAATTAGTTCCTCGTCCTACAGAAACCTGAGTTCCTTCAAAAAAACATAAGCTTGGATACAAGTTAATTGATTTATCATTCGGTAAATTGGGAGACGGTTTATCTAAAATTGCATAGCGCTTTTTCTTGTGGTAATTCTTCATTTCTACCAAAGTATATTTTGCCTGAACTCCGTTTTTTAACCATTTTTCACCGTTTACCATTTTTCCATATTCACCGATGGTTAAACCGTACACAACAGGAACTTCATGCATTCCGACAAAACTTTCCCATTTTTTCTTTAAAACTGGTCCGTCAATATATCCGTCGTGAGGATTTGGTCGGTCCAGAACCATGATTTCTACATTATTTTCGGCTGCAGCTTCCATCAAATATGTTAAAGTTGAGATGTACGTATAAAATCTTACTCCAACATCCTGAATGTCGAAAACAACAACATCAATACCTTTTAATTGTTCCGGTTTTGGTTTTTTATTATTTCCGTAAAGAGAAACTATAGGAATTCCTGTCTTCACGTCTACTCCGTTTTTCACTTTTTCGCCTGCATCTGCATCTCCTCTGAAACCATGTTCAGGTGCAAAAATAGATTTGACATCGATTTTATTTTCCACTAAAAAATCTACGATACTTAAAGTATCTATCTTCATTGCTTTTGCACAACCTGTCGAAGGATCTTTTGCTGCATTATAATATTTCACTCTTGTTACAAGCCCAGTCTGGTTGGTTACTACCGCAACTTTTTTATTTTTTAGAAGTCCAAGATATTTTTCCGGTTGGTCTGCACCGGTTTTAAAATCCTCTTTATTTGATGTCTGAGAATAATATTGACTGAATACTCCTAAAAAAATTAGGCAAATAAGAACTAATGTTTTAATTTTGAAATTTAAATTCATAAGCTTGAAATTTCCATTATATTTCTCCCGAAAAATAGCGTTTTCCAAAGATAACAAAAATAACCTTTCTCGGGTTATCATCTTCATCGGCAGACTGTCTGTAGCTTTGGGAATTATCGTTTCGCTCATCACTGTTTCTACAGGATTGGGTTCAAAAAAAGCGATTAAAGAGAGACTGGGAGATTTCAGTGGGCACATTACGGTACGATCTACCAAATCAAATTCTTCGTACAATACTTCGGTTCTTGATAACCAGGGATTAGATATTAAAAGTATTAAAGCATTTCCCGATGTTGCGACAGTTCAGGGATATGCAATGGTAACCGGAATTATGCGTAACAAACATAGTTTTGCCGGAATTATTTTCAAAGGTGTCGGTAAAGATTTTGACAGTTTACGGTTTAAAAAATTCTTGACTGCCGGAAAAACTCCCTTCCTAAATGGCGAAGGTTATAATAACGGCGTTGTTATTTCAGAAAAAATTGCCAATGACCTTCATCTGAAAGTGAATGACAGCATCGTTACTGTTTTTTCAAAAGCCGATCAGAAGCCTATTTACAGAAACTTTGAAGTCGTGGGAATTTATAAAACCGACATCAAAATGATCGACGATCAGTTTGTAGTGGGTGACATCAATCACGTAAGAAGAATTATGGATATGAAACCTGATGAAATCGGAGGATTGGATGTATTCTTTAAAAACATTAATAATATCGATGAAGATTTTCCGCAGGTTGAAAAATTTATTGGCTATAAAAATTACGCAGAAAAAGCAACCGATAAATATCCGCAAATCAATGATTGGATAGGGCTTTTCGATACCAATATCGGGATTATCATTTCAATTATGCTTTTGGTCGTTATCATTAATATCATCATGGTATTGCTTATTCTTATCATCGAAAGAACCAATTCTATTGGCTTGCTTAAAACTTTAGGTGCAACCAACGGACAAATTAGAGCGACCTTTATCAATTACACTTTAATTATCATGGTTCCCGGACTTTTATGTGGAAACTTAATCGGTCTTGGACTTTTAATTACCCAAAAATACACTGGAATTATTAAGCTAAATCCTGCCAATTACTACGTAAGTGTAGTTCCTGTAGACCTTAATCCGTGGATCATTATTTCTATTTCGGTAGGAATTTTAATTATTTCCGGAATGGCTTTGGTGATCCCAAGTTATCTGATCAGTAAAATTTCTCCTGTAAAAGCGATTAAGTATAATTAGTGAATTGTGAATTTAGCTTCGCGAGTGAATTGTGAATTACAAATCTTGTTTTGCAGAAAGTTTGTCATTTCGTAGAAATCTAAGCTATCATTTTATTTTTCAGCTATTGAGATTCTTGCAGAATGACAAAGTGAGTGAATATTTTATTGTTCAATACTTTTGAGATTGCTTCGTCACTACGCTTTTCGCAATGACAAATAATTCTGATGCCGACAAATATCTTAGCCCCGATTGTAGTGAAAATCCTTTTTTGAAAAAAAAGATTGCAACGGAAAGCGGGAAAAAGCTCCTAAAAAAATATTTAAGAAATTTTTGAAGATCATACCAAGTCATTGTTAAGGTCTCTTTAATTCTCTGTTATTCATTTTTAATAATATTGAAAACTGTATCTTTGCCAGGCATAAAAAAACATTTATGAAATACGCAGAAAATATACTCGAAACCATTGGAAATACCCCTCTTGTAAAGCTTAATAAAGTTTTGGGTGAAGATTTCCCGGCATTGGTTTTGGCAAAAGTAGAAACTTTCAACCCCGGAAATTCGGTAAAAGACAGAATGGCTCTGAAAATGATTGAAGACGCCGAAAAAGACGGAAGACTAAAACCTGGAGGAACCATTATTGAAGGAACTTCAGGAAACACAGGGATGGGATTGGCTTTGGCAGCCATCATCAAAGGCTACAAATGTATTTTTGTGACCAACGCAAAACAGTCAAAAGAAAAATGTGATATTCTTCGTGCCGTTGGAGCTGAAGTGATTGTTTGTCCTACAGACGTAAAACCTACAGATCCGCGTTCTTATTATTCAGTTTCAAAGAGATTGGCAAAAGAAACGGAGAACGGATGGTACGTTAACCAATATGACAATTTATCAAACAGAGCTGCTCACTACGAGTCTACCGCTCCTGAAATCTGGGAACAAACAGAAGGAAAACTGACTCATTTTGTAGTTGGAGCCGGAACGGGCGGTACTATTACAGGTTGCGGAACTTTCTTTAAGGAGAAAAATTCTGACATCAAAGTAATCGGTATTGATACGTATGGTTCTATCTTAAAAGAGATTCACGAAACGGGAGAAATCAATCTAGGAAACGCTTACAGCTATATTACAGAAGGTATTGGTGAAGATATTCTTCCTGAAAACTACGATATGTCTGTGATCGATCATTTCGAAAAAGTTACTGATAAAGACGGTGCTATCTACGCAAGAAAACTGGCTAAAGAAGAAGGTATTTTCTGTGGATATTCTGCAGGAAGCGCAATGGCAGCTTTGGTTCAGATGAAAGACCAGTTTACAAAAGATGATATCGTTGTGGTACTTCTTCACGATCACGGTTCAAGATACGTTGGGAAAATCTACAATGACGAATGGATGAAAGAAATGGGTTGGTTAGACTAATCGCCTTTTTATAATAAAACAAAACTCAGAGTGTTTGCTCTGAGTTTTTTTATTTATTTCTAAATCTATTGTCAACAAGATGTTGATTATCGTCTTAAGTATATTTAGTTTTCTATTTCAAAACATTAGTCTGTACCGCCTGTTTCAGCAATTCGAAATCTGCTTCTTGCATTGATCTTCTTGGAAACATATAATTGAATTTTCCTTCTAAACCAATAAATTTATCACTGATCTCTGCAGCCGTAAATTCTGTCCAAAGACTGGTTTCCTTATTGTCATTAAGGTTTACTTTAAAAACTTTAGCATTAAACTGAATTTGATAAATTTCTGTATTTTCAAGAGTTTTAAGGTATTTTACCACTTCTTTTTTCCATTTTGAAACCTTATTGATCGCTAAAGATAAATAGACCGCACAAAGCAGAAAAAGAAAACTCACAAAGTATAAAATCCCGAATTTCTCTTTACTTAAATCATCTTTAAAGTAGAATAAAACCAACAAAATCACAGCAACTACAATTGTGGTGATTAATTTACCTTTTACGGTAGGTGAGAAAAAAAGACTTCCCTGATCTCCATGAAGGTAAATCTCTTCGAAATCTTTTTTGTTGATATTTAAATTAATGATTTTATCGTCATTGAGTCTAGCCATAGAATGAGTTTTATAGTTTACAAAACTAAATTAAATATCTTCATATTTCTCATTTATCGCCGAAAGTTTTTGCATTAATTCACGGTTTATCTGATTTAAATTTTTCATTTTCTGCAACATACTGTTGATAACTTCCAAACCGGGAAGATTAATTTCTAAGTCATAATGCCAATTGGCAAATCTCTCAAATGTAGGAAGATCTTCGTACATCAGATACCGAATTTCATTATCCGTTTCTATATTCAACAAGCCGGAATCTACCAATTCATCAAAAAAAGTAATTTCAATATTATAAATCTGTACGAGCTCTTCGCGTGATATTCTTTCACTCATAGCTTAGGAATTTTTAAGTTGTTCAAAAAGTTCTTTCTGCTTTTCTGTAAGATCGGTCGGTAATTTTACATCATAGGTTGCAAACAAATCACCGAACTGTCCTTCTTTTTTATAGACAGGAAAGCCTTTTCCTTTTAGTCTTACTGTGGTTCCGCTTTGGGTTCCAGGTTTTACTTTCAGATTAACACTTCCGTCTAAAGTGTTTACAGTGACTTCGCCTCCCAAAACTGCGGTGTAAAGATCAATCGTCACTTTAGTTTTCAGATCATCTCCTACCCTTTCAAAATTAGGATCAGGATCAATATTAAAAGTAATGTATAGATCTCCGCTTGGTCCGCCATTAACACCCGGATTTCCGTAACCTTTCAGCTTAATCTGTTGCCCATCATAAACTCCGGCAGGAATCGTTATCCTCACCTTTTTACCATTGATATCGAAAGTCTGCTGATGCGTTGTTGCAACATCTTTTAGGTTTAAATTTAATTCGGCATGCACATCCTGACCTTTAAACTTTCCGGATGCACTTCCGCGCGAACTTCTTCTTGAGCCACCTCCTGCTCCGCCAAACATACTTTGGAAAAAATCTGAAAAATCTTCACCTTCTCCAAAATCAGCACCGGAGAATCCACCTCCGTAGTTTCCGCCTTGGTATTGCTGTCTTTGATGTTGCTGGGCTTTTTCGTATTCTTCACCATGCTTCCAGTGTTCTCCATATTTATCGTACTTAGCACGATTCTCGGGGTCGCTGAGCACTTCATTAGCTTCATTCAGTTGCTTGAACTGTTTTTCTGCTTCTTTATCGTTCGGATTAAGGTCTGGATGCAGTTTTCTTGCCTGCTTTCTGTACGCTTTTTTAATATCGTCCTGCGTTGCGCTTTTGTCTACGCCTAAAATTTTGTAATAATCTATATAAGCCATAGAAACGAATGTTTACTCAAATTTAGAAAAATTAAGGCGAACATACCTCTTAGAAATTGTTAAAAATAAATCTATCTTTGATAAAAATCAGGCATAAAATCACAATTACTTATTTGAATATCAAATACCAATTAAGTTAGACGATTACATATTGCTTAAAAAACATTAAACATCCACCTATGAAAGAAGTCTTAAAAAACTATTCCGGAATTTTGCTTTTACTTGTTGGAATTACCGTAGGAAGCATTATCGGTATTGTGGCACCGCAAATCGTGGAATATATAAAACCGCTTGGTGATATTTTTCTTAATCTTCTTTTTGTAAGTGTTGTTCCACTTGTATTTTTTGCTGTTTCAAATTCTATTGCTTCTCTTGAACAGGAATCTAAGTTTGGTAAAATTCTTTTAATAATGTCTTTTACATTCTTATTTTTCATACTGACTGCTGCAGTTTTCACCATTGGTGCAGTCTACCTTTTTCCGGTTTCATCGATATCGGGAAGTACAGAATTGATTGCAGAAGCCACCAAAGAAGAAAACTGGGGTGAGAGAATTGTAAGCTTTTTTACCGTAGGTGAGTTTACAGAATTGTTTTCACGAAAAAATATGTTGGCTCTTCTTATTTTTGCCTTCCTCACAGGTTTTGCTGCCAGAAAATCCGGTGAAAGCGGAAAACCTTTCAGAGTTTTTATTGCTTCAGGCTATGAAGTGATGAAAGAACTTCTTATCATGATCATGAAAATTGCGCCCATCGGTTTGGGAGCCTACTTTGCTTACCAAGTTGCCACATTAGGACCTCAGCTTTTTGGTTTTTATGCTAAACCACTTGGTTTATATTACATTGCAGGAATTATCTATTTCTTTTTATTTTTCACACTTTATGCTTTTATGGCAAACGGACAAACCGGAATTAAAAGTTTCTGGAAAAACGCCATTCTTCCTACCCTAACTGCATTGAGTACCTGCAGCAGTTTTGCAACAATGCCCACGAATTTGGTAGCTGCATCGAAAATAGGAATTCCAAGTTCGATTGCCAATTTGGTGATACCGATTGGAACCACATTACATAAAAACGGTTCGTCGATGTCTTCGATCATTAAAATATATGTGGCTTTTCAGATCATCGGGAGAGATTTTTTTGAGCCTTCCAATCTTTTATTGGCATTAGGGATCACCGTTTTTGTAAGTATCGTTGCCGGAGGAATTCCAAATGGCGGCTATATTGGCGAGATGCTGATGATCTCTGTGTATAGTTTACCACAGGAAGCCATTCCTGCAGTGATCATTATCGGAACATTAGTAGATCCATTGGCAACAGTTTTAAATGCTGTTGGAGATATTGTAGCGGCGATGTTTGTAAATCGGTTTGTGAAGGTCTGATTTTGTTTTAAACACGAATTTTCACTAATGATTTTATAGTTTAATAATCTGGGTGATTTTTTTAAATTTATATCTCGCAGATTCTGCTGATTGAGCAGATTTTATTCACTTCGTCTCACATCCTCAAGATTTTTAAGTTCTTCAGGAGTAAACAATCTGTAATGAACTTTAAACGTTTTTCCTAAAGGAGTTTCCAGAGAAAATCCGCCCGGTCCGAAACCTTCTAAAATATCTAATGTAAAATGAGAATATTTCCAATATTCGAAAAGATCACGGTCAATCCAGAATTCATGTCCGTTGATGGTTCCTATCATAGCGTCATTCATTCTTGGGAAGTAGCCGCCTTTTTCAAAACATTGCGGCTGTGTTCCTTCGCAACAGCCTCCTGCTTGATAAAACATCAAATCACCATGTTTTTTTTCTAATTCCCAAATCAGCTCTAAAGCTTTTTCTGTGACTGAAAGTCTTGATATTTTATTTGTTTCCATTTTATTTTCTTTTTATTGATTGGTTTTTCAATCAAGTTTAACATAGTTTTTGTCATTCCGTAGGAATCTAATCTTAATTAAATTAAAAATTGTTAGAAATAATTTTTTTTAATTTTTAAGTAATTGTTTCAATCTATTATTTTTTGAGATTGCTTCGTCGCTTCGCTCCTCGCAATGACAATTTATAAAGTTAAAAAAACCTGACAACATAAAAATTGTCAGGTCCCACTAAACTTCAATATAATCCTAGCTTGCAGAGCCAGCAATGTCTAAGACTATTCTGCCATCAATTTGTCCGGCCTTCATTTTATCAAATACTTCATTAATATCTTCTAATTTTGCTGGTGTGACAGTTGCTTTTACTAAGCCTTCGTTAGCAAAATCTAATGCTTCCTGCATATCTTTTCTCGTTCCTACGATCGAACCTCTTACGGTAATTCTTTTAAGAACGGTCT
Coding sequences within it:
- a CDS encoding dicarboxylate/amino acid:cation symporter, with translation MKEVLKNYSGILLLLVGITVGSIIGIVAPQIVEYIKPLGDIFLNLLFVSVVPLVFFAVSNSIASLEQESKFGKILLIMSFTFLFFILTAAVFTIGAVYLFPVSSISGSTELIAEATKEENWGERIVSFFTVGEFTELFSRKNMLALLIFAFLTGFAARKSGESGKPFRVFIASGYEVMKELLIMIMKIAPIGLGAYFAYQVATLGPQLFGFYAKPLGLYYIAGIIYFFLFFTLYAFMANGQTGIKSFWKNAILPTLTALSTCSSFATMPTNLVAASKIGIPSSIANLVIPIGTTLHKNGSSMSSIIKIYVAFQIIGRDFFEPSNLLLALGITVFVSIVAGGIPNGGYIGEMLMISVYSLPQEAIPAVIIIGTLVDPLATVLNAVGDIVAAMFVNRFVKV
- a CDS encoding DUF779 domain-containing protein, translating into METNKISRLSVTEKALELIWELEKKHGDLMFYQAGGCCEGTQPQCFEKGGYFPRMNDAMIGTINGHEFWIDRDLFEYWKYSHFTLDILEGFGPGGFSLETPLGKTFKVHYRLFTPEELKNLEDVRRSE